Part of the Acidobacteriota bacterium genome, GCGGACCTCATTGATCGGGTCGGTCGTCGTTCCGCGGGCCATCGAGGCATTTGCATCGAGGATATCGCCGCGATAGATCCAAACCTTTACACCGATAACGCCGAAGGTCGTGTGTGCCTCGGCAAAACCGAAGTCGATATCCGCACGAAGCGTGTGCAGCGGCAAACGGCCATCGAGTGACCATTCGGTCCGGGCGATCTCAGCTCCATTGAGCCGGCCCGAGACCATCACCTTGATACCCTGGGCACCAAAGCGGATGGATTCTTCCATCGTCTTTTTCATCGCACGGCGAAAAGCGATCCGCTTTTCAAGCTGCTGAGCGATCTTTTCGGCCTGAAGCTGGGCGTTGAGCTCGGGATGCTTGATCTCAAGGATCGAAAGTTCGACCTCTTTGCCCGTCTTCCGCATCAGGCTCTCCTTAAGAGCTTCGATCTCTGCACCCTTGCGGCCGATGATGATTCCCGGGCGCGAGGTGTAGATGACGATACGGATCTTGGCGGCGGCACGTTCGATGTCGATGTGCGAGACGCCGGCACCGGTAAACTTCTTTTTGAGTTCCCGCTTGAGCTTAAGGTCTTCGGCAAGAAAGGCCGCAAAGTCCTGCTTAGTGAACCAGTGCGAGTGCCAATCCTTGTTGTACCCGACCCTAAAACCGTATGGATGAACTTTCTGTCCCATAATTCAGATCTCTACTTGGTCTCGGCCTCCGCGCCTTTTTCGTCGGTGCCTTCAGCGGTCTCAGTTTCTTCGGCAGCCGGTGCGGCTTCTTCGGAAGCCTCGGCGGTCACAACCTCATCGGTCGTTGCCTCTACCGTTTCTTCCGCGGCCGGTGCCGTCTCGATCGTCTCTTCGACTGCCGGTGCGGCCTCAAGCGTCTCCTCGGCGGGAGCTGCGGTTTCCGTCACCTCGTCCTTCTTTGCCTTCGGAGCGTCCTTCTTGGCGGTCTTTTTCGGCTCGGCCTTTTTCGCTTCGATACGCTTTGCCTTCGCCGCCTCTGCCTTAAGTTCCTTCTCGGTCTTCGGCTTCTCGTCCGACGTCACCTCGATGGTGATGTGGCAATAGTGCCGCTGTTCGCGATAGGCACGGCCCTGCGGAGCGGGACGCACGCGGCGCCGATTCTTGGTCGGGCCCATATCAACGAAACATGCCCTGACCCAGAGATCATCGGGATCGATCGCGATGTTCATCTGCTCTGCGTTGTACGTCGCATTCGCGATGGCCGAATTGAGGCACTTTGCGATCGGGTCGGCGGCACGCTTTTGCGTGAACTTGAGGATCGAAAGGGCCCGCGAAACGTTTTGCCCGCGGATCAGATCGATGACAAGCCTCGCCTTCCGCGGCGAACCTTTCAGATATTTTGTCTTTGCTATCGCTTCCATATTCTTGTTGTGAGCTGTGAGCAGTTAGCCGCGAGCAGATATCTCTTTTACTGCTAACCGCTTACCTTCTCTTCGATGCCTTCTCCGCCTTGGTTCCCGGGTGGCCCTTGTAGGTCCGCGTCGGGGAAAACTCGCCAAGCTTGTGTCCGACCATGTTTTCCGTAACAAAGACCGGGATGTGCCGTTTGCCGTTGTGGACTCCGAACGTCAGGCCGACCATGTCGGGCGAGATCGTCGAGCGTCGCGACCAGGTCTTGATCGCCGGCGGCTTCTTGCCGCTTTCGATAATGCGGCCAACCGTCTTTTGGATACTAAGGTCGATGAACGGCCCTTTTTTTAGTGAACGTGGCATAATCTAGATTCCATATTTCAGATCTCAAATCCCAAATTTGAAATTTGGAATTTGGAATTTGAAATTATTTCCGCCTCCTATCCTTCACGATCATGTTCGAGGTCCGCTTGTTACGGCGGGTCTTGTAACCGCGGGTCGGTTGTCCCCACGGGGTTACCGGATGACGTCCGCCTGAGGTCTTGCCCTCACCACCACCGTGCGGGTGATCGACCGGGTTCATCGCGACTCCGCGAACCTTCGGACGCTTGCCCATCCAGCGGCTTCGGCCTGCTTTACCAAGCGAAACATTCTCATGTTCGGTGTTGCCCACCTGGCCGACGGTCGCCATACAAACGACCGGGACGCGGCGAACTTCGCCGGAAGGCATACGAAGTTGTGCAAAATCGCCTTCCTTCGCAATGATCTGTGCAAATCCGCCGGCCGAGCGAACCATCTGGCCGCCCTTTCCGGGCCGCATCTCGATGTTGTGCACCTCGGTGCCGAGCGGGATATTCTTGATCGGCAACGCGTTTCCGGGCAGGATGTCGGCATCCGCACCGCTAAGGATCGTTGCACCGACCTTCAATCCGACCGGCGAAATGATGTATCGCTTCTCGCCGTCAAGATACGCGATGAGGGCGATGTGGGCCGAGCGGTTCGGGTCGTACTCGATTTGGGCAACGCGGCCGGGCACGCCGGTCTTGTCACGCTTGAAATCGATGACGCGATAGAACCGCTTGTGGCCGCCTCCGCGGCGGCGGATCGTAATGCGGCCATCGTTGTTACGGCCGGAGATCCGCTTTTTAGGTTCAAGCAGCGATTTCTCGGGTGCTGCTCCCGGCGTCAATTCATCGCGGGTCAGATAGGTCTGATACCGCCTCGCCGGTGATGTCGGTTTTAATCTCTTGATTCCCATATCTTTGTCGTGAATGGTAAATCGTCAATCGTGAATAGAAACTCTATTTACGATTTACGATTCACGATTTACTAAATAGCTTCTGCGTAATCGACCATCGGTTCGCCCTTGCGGAGCGTAACGTACGCCTTTTTCCAGTTCGGGCGGCGTCCTTCCTGCCTGCCGCGGCGTTTCATTTTGCCCTCGTAGCTGACGGTCCGGACGGCGGCGACCTTGACATTGAAGATCTCTTCGATCGCTTTCTTGATCTCGATCTTGTTAGCCTTTGTGTCAACCCGGAATGTGAGCACCTGGCCCTGCTTCCGGTCTTCGGCATCGGTCGAATCCTCTTTGAGGATCACGCTCTTTTCGGTGACGACCGGCGACCTCAAAATGTCCCAAACAGTTTTGTTACTCATTGTCAGTCGCCTCCTCTACCTTTTCTTCGGTCTTCTTCGCACGCGTTTTCTTTGCCTTCGGCTCAGCGGCGATCTCTATCTTTTCGCTTCCCGGCGAAAGAAGGTTCGCGAGCTCCTCGGCCGCGGCCTTCGATATCAGCACCTTCTCGTGGTAGATGATGTCGTAAATGTTCAACCCGAAGCTGTTCGTCACCTTGGTCTTCGGCACGTTTCGCGACGAAAGTATGAGGTTCACGTTATCGAGCGAATCGACGATCAGCGTCTTTGCTCCGTCGATCTTCTCGTGAATGCTCAAGGTCTCGATCGCCGAGATGAAATCTTTCGTCTTCGCGGCACCAAAGCTGAACTCATCGATAACGATCAGGTTACCTTCGCGAAGCCTTTCCGAAAGTGCCGAGCGAAGCGCTCCCTGTCGCATTTTCTTCGGAAGGTCGTACGACCAATCTCGCGGCTGCGGGCCGTGGACGTTGCCGCCGCCCTTCCAAAGCGGCGAGCGAAGCGACGCGATACGTGCCCGGCCGGTGCCTTTCTGTTTCCAGAGCTTGCGGCCCGAACCCGAAACGTTTCCGCGAGTCTTCGTCGCGGACGTTCCCTGGCGGCCATTCGCCTGGTAATTGCGGACCGCGGCGTGGACCAGAGATTCGTTGTACTCCGCGCCAAACACTGTGTCCGGCAGCGTGACCTCGCCAACTTCCTTATTCTTCAAATTGCGAACCATTACGGTAGGCATAATCAACTCCAGTAATCAGGTGATAAGGGACAAGGGCTTGTTCACCCCCTCGTCACTTGTCACTCGTCCCTTTCTAGGACTTTTTAACAATAACAACGCTTCCGTTCGCTCCGGGAACCGCACCGCGGACCATGAGCAGATTGTTTTCGGCATCGACCTTTGCGACGGTCAAGCCTTTGATCGTTACCCTTTCGTCGCCCATGTGCCCAGAGGATTTCGTCCCCTTAATGACACGCGACGGGTAGGCCGACTGGCCGATCGAGCCCGGCTTGCGGACGTTCATCGAACCGTGCGATTCCGGGCCGCGGGAAAAGCCATGACGCTTGATAGTGCCGGCAAAGCCTTTACCTTTCGAGCGGCCGACCACTTCGATCTTGTCGCCATCTGCGAAGACATCGACCTTTATCTGGTCGCCGACCGTAGCCTCAGGCTCTTCCGTAAGACGGAGTTCCTTGAGGATGCGGGTCGGGGGCACACCGCCGCCGGTCTTTTCAAAGTGGCCGCGAAGGGGCTTGGTCACCCTCTTGAGCCGGATCGGATTATCCTCGACCAGCCCAAGCTGAACCGCGTTATAGCCATCCTTTCCGGCAACGCTCTTTGTCTGAACAACGACACATGGGCCTGCCTTGATGACAGTGACCGGGGTCACCGTGCCATCCTCGGCAAAGAGCTGCGTCATTCCGACCTTTCTTCCAATGATTCCACTGATCATAATCACAGTTCCCAGAGTTGCAGAGTTTGTCGAGTTGCAGAGTTAGCAGAAACAACTCTGCAACTCAGTAACTCGATAACTCGGCCAACTAATTCTTACCAAAGGCCTTGATCTCAACGTCCACACCG contains:
- the rpsC gene encoding 30S ribosomal protein S3; its protein translation is MGQKVHPYGFRVGYNKDWHSHWFTKQDFAAFLAEDLKLKRELKKKFTGAGVSHIDIERAAAKIRIVIYTSRPGIIIGRKGAEIEALKESLMRKTGKEVELSILEIKHPELNAQLQAEKIAQQLEKRIAFRRAMKKTMEESIRFGAQGIKVMVSGRLNGAEIARTEWSLDGRLPLHTLRADIDFGFAEAHTTFGVIGVKVWIYRGDILDANASMARGTTTDPINEVRGNPGMRGRGDRRPRRDDRR
- the rplV gene encoding 50S ribosomal protein L22 yields the protein MEAIAKTKYLKGSPRKARLVIDLIRGQNVSRALSILKFTQKRAADPIAKCLNSAIANATYNAEQMNIAIDPDDLWVRACFVDMGPTKNRRRVRPAPQGRAYREQRHYCHITIEVTSDEKPKTEKELKAEAAKAKRIEAKKAEPKKTAKKDAPKAKKDEVTETAAPAEETLEAAPAVEETIETAPAAEETVEATTDEVVTAEASEEAAPAAEETETAEGTDEKGAEAETK
- the rpsS gene encoding 30S ribosomal protein S19 — its product is MPRSLKKGPFIDLSIQKTVGRIIESGKKPPAIKTWSRRSTISPDMVGLTFGVHNGKRHIPVFVTENMVGHKLGEFSPTRTYKGHPGTKAEKASKRR
- the rplB gene encoding 50S ribosomal protein L2 → MGIKRLKPTSPARRYQTYLTRDELTPGAAPEKSLLEPKKRISGRNNDGRITIRRRGGGHKRFYRVIDFKRDKTGVPGRVAQIEYDPNRSAHIALIAYLDGEKRYIISPVGLKVGATILSGADADILPGNALPIKNIPLGTEVHNIEMRPGKGGQMVRSAGGFAQIIAKEGDFAQLRMPSGEVRRVPVVCMATVGQVGNTEHENVSLGKAGRSRWMGKRPKVRGVAMNPVDHPHGGGEGKTSGGRHPVTPWGQPTRGYKTRRNKRTSNMIVKDRRRK
- the rplW gene encoding 50S ribosomal protein L23 — encoded protein: MSNKTVWDILRSPVVTEKSVILKEDSTDAEDRKQGQVLTFRVDTKANKIEIKKAIEEIFNVKVAAVRTVSYEGKMKRRGRQEGRRPNWKKAYVTLRKGEPMVDYAEAI
- the rplD gene encoding 50S ribosomal protein L4, whose protein sequence is MPTVMVRNLKNKEVGEVTLPDTVFGAEYNESLVHAAVRNYQANGRQGTSATKTRGNVSGSGRKLWKQKGTGRARIASLRSPLWKGGGNVHGPQPRDWSYDLPKKMRQGALRSALSERLREGNLIVIDEFSFGAAKTKDFISAIETLSIHEKIDGAKTLIVDSLDNVNLILSSRNVPKTKVTNSFGLNIYDIIYHEKVLISKAAAEELANLLSPGSEKIEIAAEPKAKKTRAKKTEEKVEEATDNE
- the rplC gene encoding 50S ribosomal protein L3, coding for MISGIIGRKVGMTQLFAEDGTVTPVTVIKAGPCVVVQTKSVAGKDGYNAVQLGLVEDNPIRLKRVTKPLRGHFEKTGGGVPPTRILKELRLTEEPEATVGDQIKVDVFADGDKIEVVGRSKGKGFAGTIKRHGFSRGPESHGSMNVRKPGSIGQSAYPSRVIKGTKSSGHMGDERVTIKGLTVAKVDAENNLLMVRGAVPGANGSVVIVKKS